A DNA window from Brassica napus cultivar Da-Ae chromosome A4, Da-Ae, whole genome shotgun sequence contains the following coding sequences:
- the LOC106452162 gene encoding cytochrome P450 76C4 isoform X3, producing MDIISGQALFLFFCFILSCFLIFTTVRSRRSSHGAAALPPGPPRLPIIGNMHLVGKNPHRSFAHLSETYGPVMSLKLGCLNTVVIASPNAAREVLRTQDQILSGRYWNEAVRSIDHHSFSVAWLHPSSPLWRLLRKISVTHLFSPQRIEATQALRMKKVQELINFVSECSDREEAVDISRASFVTALNIISNILFSIDLGNYDSRKSSDFQDMVIGVMESAGNTDLADFFPFMRFLDVQGTRKKFKDCSERLFRAFRRLYDDRIKGNSLQTEDKDVSSKDFLDALIDLNQGDEAELNMYQIEHLLLYVHLPVRTYFQPAQTQTLVRWNGQ from the exons ATGGACATCATCTCAGGACAAgctctgtttcttttcttttgttttatcttaTCATGTTTCCTTATCTTCACAACCGTAAGATCCCGAAGGAGCTCTCACGGAGCTGCAGCGCTGCCTCCGGGACCTCCACGGTTACCCATCATCGGAAACATGCACCTAGTGGGAAAGAACCCACACCGCTCATTTGCCCACCTCTCGGAAACATATGGACCAGTCATGAGTCTTAAGCTTGGATGTCTAAACACAGTGGTCATAGCTTCACCAAACGCTGCGCGAGAGGTTCTACGAACACAAGACCAAATCTTGTCTGGCCGCTACTGGAATGAAGCCGTACGATCCATTGATCATCATTCTTTTTCTGTCGCTTGGCTTCATCCATCATCTCCTCTTTGGAG GCTGTTGAGGAAAATATCAGTTACTCATCTGTTCTCACCACAGCGTATCGAGGCCACCCAAGCTCTACGGATGAAGAAGGTGCAAGAACTAATCAACTTCGTGAGTGAATGCAGTGATAGAGAAGAAGCTGTTGACATTTCTCGTGCATCCTTCGTCACAGCCCTCAATattatttctaatattttgttttcaatcgACCTCGGTAACTACGACTCCAGGAAGTCCAGTGACTTCCAGGACATGGTGATTGGTGTCATGGAATCTGCAGGAAATACAGACCTTGCTGACTTTTTCCCATTTATGAGATTTCTTGACGTGCAAGGTACTAGAAAGAAGTTCAAGGACTGCTCGGAGAGGTTGTTTAGGGCTTTCAGAAGATTGTACGATGATCGAATCAAGGGAAACTCATTGCAGACGGAGGATAAAGATGTTTCGAGCAAGGATTTTCTGGATGCGCTTATTGATCtcaaccaaggagatgaagcTGAGCTAAACATGTATCAGATTGAACACCTTCTTCTC TATGTGCATCTACCTGTCAGGACCTATTTTCAGCCGGCACAGACACAAACTCTAGTACGGTGGAATGGGCAATGA